A window of the Thermoanaerobaculales bacterium genome harbors these coding sequences:
- a CDS encoding ArsA-related P-loop ATPase, whose protein sequence is MGVLEQLARRQMLVVTGKGGVGKTTVAAALGRLLAARGRRVLVLEVDPRESLHHLLGVPPSGGEVVTVAPGLQLQHLDPRRLLDDLVRDKLRVGVLVRRVLASPVHQHFTEGAPGLKETAVFGHVLRLVEGHLPRGMARPDVVILDAPATGHAVAWLAAPRLIAEVIRSGPVGHLASTIAAFTADRDRFGVVVVTSAEGMPVQESLELIRLVEERLARGPELLVVNSLYPPLPEPPADDDPAAALWARRRRLNDRELARLHECWRGPTVELPLEPLDAGPPLVAALASRLEHAVTVP, encoded by the coding sequence GTGGGCGTCCTCGAGCAGCTCGCGCGGCGGCAGATGTTGGTGGTCACCGGCAAGGGTGGCGTCGGCAAGACCACCGTCGCCGCGGCCCTCGGCCGCCTGCTTGCGGCCCGTGGCCGCCGGGTCCTCGTGCTCGAGGTCGACCCCCGCGAGAGCCTCCACCACCTGCTCGGCGTGCCGCCCTCCGGCGGCGAGGTGGTGACGGTGGCGCCCGGGCTGCAGCTCCAGCACCTCGACCCGCGCCGCCTGCTCGACGACCTGGTGCGCGACAAGCTGAGGGTGGGGGTGCTGGTGCGCAGGGTGCTCGCCAGCCCGGTCCACCAGCACTTCACCGAGGGCGCGCCGGGGCTCAAGGAGACCGCCGTTTTCGGCCATGTCCTGCGCCTGGTCGAGGGGCACCTGCCGCGCGGCATGGCCCGGCCCGACGTCGTGATCCTGGACGCACCGGCGACCGGCCACGCGGTGGCCTGGCTGGCGGCGCCGCGGCTGATCGCGGAGGTGATCCGCAGCGGGCCGGTGGGGCACCTGGCGTCGACGATCGCCGCCTTCACGGCCGATCGCGACCGGTTCGGCGTCGTGGTCGTGACCTCGGCCGAGGGAATGCCGGTCCAGGAGAGCCTGGAGCTGATCCGGCTGGTCGAGGAACGGCTCGCGCGCGGGCCGGAGCTGCTGGTGGTCAACTCCCTCTACCCGCCGCTGCCCGAGCCCCCGGCCGACGACGACCCCGCTGCCGCGCTGTGGGCGCGCCGCCGCCGCCTCAACGACCGCGAGCTCGCTCGCCTCCACGAGTGCTGGCGTGGGCCGACCGTCGAGCTGCCCCTGGAGCCGCTCGACGCGGGCCCGCCGCTGGTCGCGGCGCTGGCCAGCCGCCTCGAGCACGCCGTGACGGTGCCGTGA
- a CDS encoding RtcB family protein, producing MVDLKDLRRISDHEWEIPTSVRADMRVPVRVFASRALLEAIGGESSLEQAVNAATLPGVVGRVLVMPDVHQGYGFPIGGVAATELPHGLISPGAIGYDINCGVRLLASNVRFADVEGAIGDLASALDAACPSGVGTGGRLKLDDRELERVCREGGEWARRRGYGTESDVARTEGGGVLAGADFAKVGRRARDRGRTQVGTLGAGNHFIEVEVVDEVFDVDAARAMGLEEGFLTVLIHCGSRGFGHQVCTDYVKSFQGAVERYHIRLPDRELVCAPNDSPEGQDYLAAMRCAANYAFANRQVLAHHARGAFTEALRGRTREPHLHQVYDIAHNMGKTEEHAFDGVRRRVCVHRKGATRAFGPGFPDLPPEYRAIGQPVLVPGSMGTASWVLAGTEGSSERSLASCCHGAGRTMSRSRAKRTIHGGALRKELEERGIRVRAGSMPGLAEEAPAAYKDVDAVVDAVVAAGIARKVARLRPVAVVKG from the coding sequence ATGGTCGATCTCAAGGACCTGCGGCGGATCAGCGACCACGAGTGGGAGATCCCGACCTCGGTGCGCGCCGACATGCGGGTGCCGGTGCGGGTGTTCGCCTCGCGCGCACTGCTCGAGGCGATCGGCGGCGAGTCGTCGCTCGAGCAGGCGGTGAATGCCGCCACTCTCCCGGGCGTGGTCGGTCGGGTGCTGGTGATGCCCGACGTCCACCAGGGCTACGGCTTCCCGATCGGCGGGGTGGCCGCCACCGAGCTGCCGCACGGGCTGATCTCGCCGGGCGCCATCGGCTACGACATCAACTGCGGGGTGCGGCTGCTCGCCTCCAACGTCCGCTTCGCCGACGTGGAGGGCGCGATCGGCGACCTCGCCTCGGCGCTCGACGCCGCCTGCCCAAGCGGGGTTGGCACCGGTGGACGGCTCAAGCTGGACGACCGCGAGCTCGAGCGGGTGTGCCGCGAGGGCGGCGAGTGGGCGCGCCGGCGCGGCTACGGCACCGAGTCGGACGTGGCCCGCACCGAGGGGGGCGGGGTGCTCGCCGGCGCCGACTTCGCCAAGGTCGGCCGGCGGGCCCGGGACCGCGGCCGCACCCAGGTCGGCACGCTGGGCGCCGGCAACCACTTCATCGAGGTCGAGGTCGTCGACGAGGTCTTCGACGTCGACGCGGCGCGGGCCATGGGGCTCGAGGAGGGCTTCCTGACCGTGCTCATCCACTGCGGCTCGCGCGGCTTCGGTCACCAGGTCTGCACCGACTACGTGAAGTCCTTCCAGGGCGCGGTCGAGCGCTACCACATCCGGCTGCCCGACCGCGAGCTGGTGTGCGCTCCAAACGACTCCCCCGAGGGCCAGGACTATCTCGCCGCCATGCGCTGCGCGGCCAACTACGCCTTCGCCAACCGCCAGGTGCTGGCGCACCACGCCCGCGGCGCCTTCACCGAGGCCCTGCGCGGCCGCACCCGCGAGCCCCATCTGCACCAGGTCTACGACATCGCCCACAACATGGGCAAGACCGAGGAGCACGCGTTCGACGGCGTGCGGCGCCGGGTCTGCGTGCACCGCAAGGGCGCCACCCGCGCCTTCGGCCCCGGCTTTCCGGACCTGCCGCCGGAGTACCGCGCCATTGGCCAGCCGGTGTTGGTGCCGGGCAGCATGGGCACCGCGTCGTGGGTCCTGGCCGGCACCGAGGGCAGCTCCGAGCGCTCGCTCGCCTCCTGCTGCCACGGCGCAGGGCGCACCATGAGCAGGAGCCGCGCCAAGCGCACGATCCACGGCGGCGCGCTGCGCAAGGAGCTGGAGGAGCGCGGCATCCGGGTCCGCGCCGGCTCGATGCCGGGCCTCGCCGAGGAGGCCCCGGCCGCCTACAAGGACGTCGATGCGGTGGTCGACGCGGTGGTGGCTGCGGGGATCGCGCGCAAGGTCGCCCGGCTGCGCCCAGTGGCGGTGGTCAAGGGGTGA
- a CDS encoding ArsA-related P-loop ATPase, whose amino-acid sequence MDPRAVPLVIVVGSGGVGKTTLAAALGVGSAGAGRDTLVMTFDPSLRLRSVLGVDAVAAEQEAEVPFAAAGRLCASLLDARATFDRLIARYAPDQQARERILRNRFYDNLSGHLAGVLEYMASERLLEVARDGAHERIVLDTPPTRQALDFLGAPDRIVSFLDSGALRIALKPWFDDDGQLRATSRLGPLGRNVEGFFDRVVGLELLRDMAEFFQAFSPLYDGFRERAVEVQRLLRAPETLFVLVSAPGRRRVADTLFFARRLTEAGYRLGPVVVNRIHPAFPDAGPSPAQLAGAAGDGRALLRWLGERDRASVAELRSLLGGSHPLVEVPLLPDEPTDLESLAALGGVLGERLDAALARR is encoded by the coding sequence ATGGACCCCCGCGCCGTCCCGTTGGTGATCGTCGTCGGCTCGGGCGGCGTCGGCAAGACCACCCTCGCCGCAGCGCTCGGGGTGGGGTCCGCTGGCGCCGGGCGCGACACCCTGGTCATGACCTTCGACCCGTCGCTGCGGCTGCGGAGCGTGCTCGGCGTCGATGCGGTTGCCGCCGAGCAGGAAGCGGAGGTCCCCTTCGCCGCCGCCGGCCGCCTGTGCGCCAGCCTGCTCGACGCGCGCGCCACCTTCGACCGGCTGATCGCTCGCTACGCCCCGGACCAGCAGGCGCGCGAGCGCATCCTGCGCAACCGCTTCTACGACAACCTGTCGGGACACCTCGCCGGAGTCCTCGAGTACATGGCCTCCGAGCGGCTGCTCGAGGTCGCGCGCGACGGCGCGCACGAGCGCATCGTGCTCGACACCCCGCCGACCCGCCAGGCCCTGGACTTCCTCGGCGCCCCCGATCGGATCGTGTCGTTCCTCGACTCCGGCGCGCTGCGGATCGCCCTCAAGCCGTGGTTCGATGACGACGGGCAGCTGCGCGCCACCTCGCGCCTCGGCCCACTCGGCCGCAACGTCGAGGGCTTCTTCGACCGCGTCGTCGGCCTCGAGCTGCTGCGCGACATGGCGGAGTTCTTCCAGGCCTTCAGCCCGCTGTACGACGGCTTCCGGGAGCGGGCGGTCGAGGTGCAGCGGCTGCTGCGGGCGCCCGAGACGCTGTTCGTCCTGGTCAGCGCTCCCGGCCGCCGGCGCGTCGCCGACACCCTGTTCTTCGCGCGCCGGCTCACCGAGGCCGGCTACCGCCTGGGCCCGGTCGTGGTCAACCGGATCCACCCGGCCTTCCCCGACGCCGGGCCGTCGCCAGCGCAGCTCGCCGGCGCCGCCGGCGATGGCCGCGCTCTCCTGCGCTGGCTCGGCGAGCGCGACCGGGCGAGCGTGGCCGAGCTGCGATCCCTGCTCGGCGGCAGCCATCCGCTGGTCGAGGTGCCCCTGCTCCCGGACGAGCCGACCGACCTCGAGTCGCTGGCCGCCCTCGGCGGGGTGCTCGGCGAGCGCCTCGACGCGGCGCTCGCCCGGCGCTGA
- the grxD gene encoding Grx4 family monothiol glutaredoxin produces MTDAARSPFAISAPRPHPAPAAGMPVAGSSGSPADRVRQMVGSADIFVFMKGTPVQPACGFSASTVAILDALGAQYATFDVLADEAIRAAAKEVGQWPTFPQVWVRGELIGGADIVAELHRSGELAQALGVAP; encoded by the coding sequence ATGACCGACGCGGCTCGCAGTCCGTTCGCGATCTCGGCGCCCAGGCCGCACCCGGCCCCGGCCGCCGGCATGCCGGTGGCTGGATCCAGCGGCAGCCCGGCCGACAGGGTCCGGCAGATGGTCGGATCGGCCGACATCTTCGTGTTCATGAAGGGGACGCCCGTGCAGCCGGCGTGCGGGTTCTCGGCCTCGACCGTCGCGATCCTGGACGCGCTCGGCGCGCAGTACGCGACCTTCGATGTGCTGGCCGACGAGGCGATCCGCGCCGCGGCCAAGGAGGTCGGTCAGTGGCCGACGTTTCCGCAGGTGTGGGTCCGTGGGGAGCTGATCGGCGGCGCCGACATCGTCGCCGAGCTCCACCGCTCGGGCGAGCTGGCGCAGGCCCTGGGGGTGGCGCCATGA
- a CDS encoding metalloregulator ArsR/SmtB family transcription factor — MVASDELLHRIAEVLKAMADPTRLKILHSLQGSERCVSDILDVVGGSQANVSKHLSVLKRAGLVDSRRDGLNVFYQISDAGVFAICRNVCDSLELRIDREHHTIVEGRQQMDRAGARRR; from the coding sequence GTGGTCGCATCAGATGAACTGCTGCACCGGATTGCCGAGGTGCTCAAGGCGATGGCGGACCCGACCCGGCTCAAGATCCTGCACAGCCTCCAGGGCAGCGAGCGCTGCGTGTCCGACATCCTCGACGTCGTCGGCGGCAGCCAGGCCAACGTGTCGAAGCACCTCTCGGTGCTCAAGCGGGCCGGCCTCGTTGACAGCCGTCGGGACGGCCTCAACGTCTTCTACCAGATCTCGGACGCGGGGGTCTTCGCCATCTGCCGCAACGTCTGCGACTCGCTGGAGCTGCGCATCGACCGCGAGCACCACACGATCGTCGAGGGCCGCCAGCAGATGGACCGGGCCGGCGCGCGCAGGCGCTGA
- a CDS encoding zinc ribbon domain-containing protein, producing the protein MPIYEYRCRDCRQVFQKLQPMSAGSDGVSCPSCGSARVERQLSVFASSSSTGSASPQGGCAPAGGG; encoded by the coding sequence ATGCCGATCTACGAGTACCGCTGCCGGGACTGCCGTCAGGTGTTCCAGAAGCTGCAGCCGATGTCCGCCGGCAGTGACGGCGTCAGCTGCCCGAGCTGCGGCAGCGCGCGGGTCGAGCGCCAGCTGTCGGTGTTCGCGAGCTCCTCCTCGACCGGTTCGGCCTCGCCCCAGGGCGGCTGCGCGCCGGCTGGCGGTGGCTGA
- a CDS encoding archease has translation MQARQGHRELGHTADWALEVWAPDLATLLAEAAIGMYRLMGVVRADGPRQRRRLELEGADRESLLVEFLAELLYLAESEGLAFDVLELVAAEGRLEARLEGAPIGSQTKEIKAVTYHKLEVRDTDQGLETCIVFDV, from the coding sequence ATGCAGGCGCGGCAGGGACACCGCGAGCTCGGGCACACCGCCGACTGGGCGCTCGAGGTGTGGGCGCCGGACTTGGCGACCCTGCTCGCCGAAGCTGCCATCGGGATGTACCGGCTGATGGGCGTCGTGCGGGCGGACGGCCCCCGGCAGCGACGACGGCTCGAGCTCGAGGGCGCCGACCGCGAGTCCCTGCTGGTCGAGTTCCTGGCCGAGCTGCTCTATCTGGCCGAGTCCGAGGGGCTGGCCTTCGACGTGCTCGAGCTCGTTGCAGCCGAGGGCAGGCTGGAGGCGCGTCTCGAGGGGGCGCCCATCGGCTCGCAGACCAAGGAGATCAAGGCGGTGACCTACCACAAACTCGAGGTGCGTGACACCGATCAGGGCCTCGAGACCTGCATCGTGTTCGACGTCTGA
- a CDS encoding iron-sulfur cluster assembly accessory protein produces MTAVSGRLIVVTERAQREIREIFERERPGDGAALRLGVIGGGCSGLSYEMRFDEPRATDQVLELDGFAVVLDPKSSIYLKGVTLDYQDGLEGKGFVFSNPNASNTCGCGESFNV; encoded by the coding sequence ATGACCGCGGTCTCCGGCCGGCTGATCGTGGTGACCGAGCGGGCGCAGCGGGAGATCCGGGAGATCTTCGAGCGGGAGCGCCCCGGCGACGGCGCGGCCCTGCGGCTCGGGGTCATCGGCGGCGGTTGCTCCGGCCTGTCCTACGAGATGCGGTTCGACGAGCCGCGGGCGACCGATCAGGTGCTCGAGCTCGACGGCTTCGCGGTCGTGCTCGACCCCAAGTCGTCGATCTACCTGAAGGGCGTCACGCTCGACTATCAGGACGGGCTCGAGGGCAAGGGGTTCGTGTTCTCGAACCCGAATGCCAGCAACACCTGTGGCTGCGGTGAATCGTTCAACGTCTGA
- a CDS encoding M12 family metallo-peptidase, translating to MTTRRTNASRIAAWLPLALAATLAGTAPAASPTLLWSDPQLQALAREVPISGELRIEGAILEPGGPPEAFELERFRVFAPDARIVVHGDRSTLTLPPPGHAYFRGTVAGRERSQVMLTVLEDGGLRGLIGSDGRYWLATQRSGEPQPSLQEVTDHPALDAGARPFACGTDRLPRQSPESPEESWPTGGLPDGSGPRQTATHTVRVGVETDYEYYQLFGSVAGAVSYAGDLFGYASSYYTTEVGTDFWLSHVSVWTTASDPWTQTSGGCLLAEFGRYWNTNMGQVPRTIAHFLSGQAVGGGVAWVGVLCASAFSVDISSWGCSLTPTTDHYGGGYGYSGDLSGSFNISNPSVVWDIYVVSHEVGHNFNTGHTNCYVPPVDQCWGSDPPPCYNGPPSLPCPTPGAGCGTIMSYCHTITPGMSNISLTLGLLDPWGYQPWRVPNVMSAYVASTAASYPLCLAPVVFGDTFETGDTSAWSSTVP from the coding sequence GTGACCACGCGCCGGACGAACGCCTCGCGCATCGCGGCGTGGCTGCCGCTGGCTCTGGCCGCCACCCTCGCCGGGACCGCACCGGCCGCTTCCCCGACCCTGCTCTGGAGCGACCCCCAGCTTCAGGCGCTGGCCCGCGAAGTCCCGATATCGGGCGAGCTCCGCATCGAGGGCGCCATCCTCGAGCCCGGCGGCCCGCCCGAGGCCTTCGAGCTCGAGCGCTTCAGGGTCTTTGCCCCGGACGCCCGGATCGTCGTCCACGGCGACCGCTCAACGCTCACGCTGCCGCCGCCGGGACACGCTTACTTCCGCGGCACGGTCGCCGGCCGGGAGCGGTCGCAGGTGATGCTGACCGTGCTGGAGGACGGCGGGCTGCGCGGCCTGATCGGCAGCGATGGTCGCTACTGGCTGGCGACGCAGAGATCGGGGGAGCCGCAGCCCTCTCTGCAGGAGGTCACCGATCACCCCGCGCTGGACGCCGGCGCCCGGCCCTTCGCGTGCGGAACCGACCGCCTGCCCCGGCAATCGCCGGAGAGCCCGGAGGAATCCTGGCCGACGGGAGGACTGCCGGACGGCTCGGGCCCGAGGCAGACTGCCACCCACACGGTTCGGGTCGGCGTGGAGACCGACTACGAGTACTACCAGCTGTTCGGTAGCGTCGCGGGCGCGGTCAGCTACGCCGGCGACCTCTTCGGCTATGCCTCGAGCTACTACACCACCGAGGTCGGCACCGATTTCTGGCTCTCCCACGTGTCGGTATGGACCACCGCGAGTGACCCCTGGACGCAGACCAGCGGCGGCTGCCTCCTCGCCGAGTTCGGCAGGTACTGGAACACCAACATGGGGCAGGTGCCCCGCACCATCGCCCACTTTCTGAGCGGCCAGGCGGTCGGCGGTGGCGTCGCGTGGGTGGGTGTGCTGTGCGCGTCGGCCTTCAGCGTCGACATCTCGAGCTGGGGCTGCAGCCTGACGCCAACGACCGACCACTATGGCGGCGGCTACGGCTACTCGGGCGACCTCTCCGGCAGCTTCAACATCTCGAACCCGAGCGTGGTGTGGGACATCTACGTCGTGAGCCACGAGGTCGGCCACAACTTCAACACCGGCCACACCAACTGCTACGTGCCGCCGGTCGACCAGTGCTGGGGCAGCGACCCTCCGCCCTGCTACAACGGGCCGCCCAGCCTGCCCTGCCCGACGCCCGGCGCCGGCTGCGGCACCATCATGAGCTACTGCCACACCATCACCCCCGGCATGTCGAACATCAGCCTGACCCTCGGCCTCCTCGACCCGTGGGGCTACCAGCCGTGGCGGGTCCCGAACGTGATGAGCGCCTACGTCGCCTCGACCGCCGCCTCGTACCCGCTGTGCCTGGCGCCGGTCGTGTTCGGCGACACCTTTGAGACAGGCGACACCTCGGCGTGGTCGTCGACTGTGCCATAA
- a CDS encoding transporter translates to MIGDNSSPDHLTVHDRCCIQTKRAGRCALLLAALAILSAGTAGAQELEPRAYRTIPTGLNFVILAYRYSTGNVVTDPSLPIEDLDVDLQIPTVGYLRSFGMLGRSASVTATVPFAFISGSALYHGEVISDSRSGSGDMRLRLAVNVLGGPALTPAEFARYRQGRNVGVSLTVSAPTGQYDPTRIINFGNNRWGFKPEIGYSSIRGPWIFEAAAGVWFLTDNDDFLGATKSQDPIGSFQAHLSYNFKGGVWLGVDGNWYTGGRTSIDGVEKDDLQKNSRVGATLSLPLGGAHSLKLAAHTGAYTSAGADFDELTLAYQYRW, encoded by the coding sequence ATGATTGGCGACAACAGCTCTCCGGATCACCTGACTGTCCATGATCGCTGCTGCATCCAAACGAAGCGTGCCGGCCGGTGCGCCCTGCTGCTCGCGGCGCTGGCAATCCTGTCAGCGGGCACGGCCGGCGCCCAGGAGCTGGAGCCCCGCGCCTACCGCACGATCCCCACTGGGCTCAACTTCGTGATCCTCGCCTACCGCTACTCGACCGGCAACGTGGTCACCGATCCCAGCCTGCCGATCGAGGACCTCGACGTCGACCTCCAGATCCCGACCGTCGGCTACCTGCGCTCGTTCGGGATGCTCGGCCGATCGGCGTCGGTCACTGCAACCGTGCCGTTCGCTTTCATCAGCGGCTCGGCCCTCTACCACGGCGAGGTCATCAGCGACAGCCGCTCGGGCTCCGGAGACATGCGCCTGCGGCTCGCCGTCAACGTGCTCGGCGGCCCGGCGCTGACGCCGGCCGAGTTCGCGCGCTACAGGCAGGGCCGCAACGTCGGCGTGAGCCTGACGGTGTCCGCGCCCACCGGCCAGTACGACCCGACCCGGATCATCAACTTCGGCAACAACCGTTGGGGCTTCAAACCGGAGATCGGCTACTCGAGCATCAGGGGCCCCTGGATCTTCGAGGCCGCGGCCGGGGTCTGGTTCCTGACCGACAACGACGACTTCCTCGGCGCGACCAAGTCCCAGGACCCGATCGGCAGCTTCCAGGCCCACCTCAGCTACAACTTCAAGGGCGGGGTCTGGCTCGGCGTCGACGGCAACTGGTACACGGGCGGCCGCACCTCGATCGACGGCGTCGAGAAGGACGACCTCCAGAAGAACTCGAGGGTCGGTGCCACCCTGTCGCTGCCGCTCGGCGGCGCCCACTCGCTCAAGCTCGCGGCCCACACCGGCGCCTACACCAGCGCCGGCGCCGACTTCGACGAGCTCACCCTCGCCTACCAGTATCGGTGGTAG
- a CDS encoding DUF1846 domain-containing protein has protein sequence MAEARGKRRAFDNELYLAEQSAAILERIDRVGGKLYLEFGGKLLYDYHASRVLPGFDPNVKLRLLQELRGRTEIILCIWAGDIERRKVRGDFGITYDADASKLIDDLREHGLTVRAVVVTRFEGQPSATSFISKLERRGIQVYTHRPIPGYPVDVDRVVSDQGYGSNPYIETEAPLVVVNAPGPNSGKMGICLAQIYHEHRMGVRSGYAKFETFPIWNLPLRHPVNAAYEAATAELRDVNMIDPFHLDCYDERAVNYNRDVEAFPLLKRILERITGESMYRSPTDMGVNRAGFAIVDDEAAREAGKQELARRYFRYACDVALGLEQPETVQRIEALMEEFDTRPEDRSVVVPAREAALVAERRADKGHRGVFSGAALELPDGDVVTGRNSPLMHASSAMVLNAIKRLAGIPSHLDLISPVVIQSIGGLRKDVLGLGSISLNLDETLITLSISSTTSPIAHDAMRQLPRLRGCEVHLTHLPTPGDERGLRRIGVNLTCDPSFATDKLFAS, from the coding sequence GTGGCCGAGGCGCGTGGCAAGCGGCGAGCGTTCGACAACGAGCTCTACCTCGCCGAGCAGAGTGCGGCGATCCTGGAGCGCATCGATCGGGTCGGCGGCAAGCTCTACCTCGAGTTCGGGGGCAAGCTGCTCTATGACTACCACGCCTCGCGGGTGCTCCCCGGCTTCGACCCCAACGTCAAGCTTCGCCTGCTCCAGGAGCTGCGCGGCCGGACCGAGATCATCCTCTGCATCTGGGCGGGAGACATCGAACGGCGCAAGGTCCGGGGCGACTTCGGCATCACCTACGACGCCGACGCCTCCAAGCTGATCGACGACCTGCGGGAGCACGGCCTCACGGTGCGCGCGGTGGTGGTCACCCGCTTCGAGGGCCAGCCGTCCGCCACGTCCTTCATCAGCAAGCTCGAGCGGCGCGGGATCCAGGTCTACACCCATCGCCCGATCCCTGGCTACCCCGTCGACGTCGACCGGGTGGTGAGCGACCAGGGCTACGGCTCGAACCCGTACATCGAGACCGAGGCCCCGCTGGTGGTGGTCAACGCGCCCGGGCCCAACAGCGGCAAGATGGGCATCTGCCTCGCGCAGATCTACCACGAGCACAGGATGGGGGTGCGCTCCGGATACGCGAAGTTCGAGACCTTCCCGATCTGGAACCTGCCGCTGCGCCACCCGGTCAACGCCGCCTACGAAGCGGCGACCGCCGAGCTCAGAGACGTCAACATGATCGACCCCTTCCACCTCGACTGCTACGACGAGCGCGCGGTCAACTACAACCGCGACGTCGAAGCATTCCCGCTGCTGAAGCGGATCCTGGAGAGGATCACCGGCGAGTCGATGTACCGGTCGCCCACCGACATGGGGGTCAACCGAGCCGGCTTCGCGATCGTCGACGACGAGGCGGCGCGCGAGGCTGGCAAGCAGGAGCTCGCCCGGCGGTACTTCCGCTACGCCTGCGACGTCGCGCTCGGGCTCGAGCAGCCGGAGACGGTGCAGCGCATCGAGGCGCTGATGGAGGAGTTCGACACCCGCCCCGAGGACCGATCGGTGGTGGTGCCGGCGCGCGAGGCAGCGCTCGTCGCCGAGCGCCGCGCCGACAAGGGCCACCGCGGCGTCTTCAGCGGCGCCGCGCTCGAGCTTCCCGACGGCGACGTCGTGACCGGCCGCAACTCGCCGCTGATGCACGCCAGCTCCGCGATGGTGCTCAACGCGATCAAGCGGCTGGCCGGCATCCCCAGCCACCTCGACCTGATCAGCCCGGTCGTCATCCAGTCGATCGGCGGCCTGCGCAAGGATGTGCTGGGCCTCGGCTCGATCAGCCTCAACCTCGACGAGACGCTGATCACGCTCAGCATCAGCTCGACCACGAGCCCGATCGCCCACGACGCGATGCGGCAGCTGCCGCGCCTGCGCGGCTGCGAGGTCCACCTCACCCACCTGCCGACGCCCGGGGACGAACGGGGGCTGCGCCGGATCGGCGTCAACCTCACCTGCGACCCCAGCTTCGCCACCGACAAGCTGTTTGCGTCGTGA